The following coding sequences are from one Geodermatophilus normandii window:
- a CDS encoding ABC transporter permease, whose product MTSLGTRPLLDAVSDPAVGLLAVDEAPNPWFDPSYVTDNWDSILTYTGEHVRLTVLAVVIGAAVALPLALLARRSRYLSAPVLGLSTVVYTIPSLALFALLVPFTGLSSNTVLIGLVAYSLVILVRNFLAGLQGVPADVREAARGMGLSAAQTFWRVDLPLALPAFMAGLRIATVSTVALTTVGVLVGHGGLGQLITGGFAANFYRAEIVTGAVGCVLLALLADVLLAGAERALTPWARAVRA is encoded by the coding sequence GCGGTGGGGCTGCTCGCGGTGGACGAGGCCCCGAACCCGTGGTTCGACCCGTCCTACGTGACCGACAACTGGGACTCCATCCTGACCTACACCGGCGAGCACGTGCGGCTCACCGTGCTGGCGGTGGTCATCGGCGCGGCCGTCGCGCTGCCGCTGGCCCTGCTGGCGCGGCGCAGCCGCTACCTCTCGGCGCCGGTCCTGGGCCTGTCCACGGTCGTCTACACGATCCCGTCGCTGGCGCTGTTCGCGCTGCTGGTGCCGTTCACGGGGCTGTCGTCGAACACCGTGCTGATCGGCCTGGTCGCGTACTCGCTGGTGATCCTCGTGCGGAACTTCCTGGCCGGCCTGCAGGGCGTCCCCGCCGACGTCCGCGAGGCGGCGCGGGGGATGGGACTGTCGGCGGCCCAGACGTTCTGGCGGGTGGACCTGCCGCTCGCGCTCCCGGCGTTCATGGCCGGGCTGCGGATCGCCACGGTGTCCACGGTGGCGCTGACGACGGTCGGCGTCCTGGTCGGCCACGGCGGGCTCGGGCAGCTCATCACCGGCGGGTTCGCCGCGAACTTCTACCGCGCGGAGATCGTCACCGGCGCCGTCGGCTGCGTGCTGCTGGCGCTGCTGGCCGACGTCCTGCTGGCCGGCGCCGAGCGGGCGCTGACCCCCTGGGCGCGGGCGGTGCGGGCGTGA
- a CDS encoding DUF6779 domain-containing protein — protein sequence MRTTGDAAGSAARTTARPSGLRVAGLVAACLLAAAATAVVFLSDDPRVLRVSVVAVAWACLGAAFATGRRPEVTAPEATGPEATGPEATAPETTAPAGPDAAAVEAELRRTFEAELEREAAVHRQAELELELRVRGEAEAAMRRELDGLRSELAGLRRDLTGLDALRTEVAAVGALRADLARLAGLRTELAGLRADVGRLRTELTERHAGDLHHAGEMHVERVVMRTQSVRTGREPLEPATAATAQVTTQVAAQVGWHADVHRELGGWPGAPAPATVAVPVVSPDPEPVARVLTPPPVPVDAGAPRRRRTDLAVDLLPPAPAEQLTVERPSVHATAAGHGAHVTPVPRDEEDAGSARLAQILAESGVTPGGRRRRYRD from the coding sequence ATGCGGACGACGGGGGACGCGGCCGGCTCGGCTGCGCGCACGACGGCGCGACCGTCCGGGCTGCGCGTGGCGGGACTCGTCGCGGCGTGCCTGCTCGCCGCCGCCGCCACGGCCGTCGTCTTCCTGTCCGACGACCCGCGGGTGCTCCGCGTCTCGGTGGTCGCCGTCGCCTGGGCCTGCCTGGGCGCCGCGTTCGCCACCGGTCGACGCCCCGAGGTCACGGCGCCCGAGGCCACCGGGCCCGAGGCCACCGGGCCCGAGGCCACCGCACCTGAGACCACCGCGCCCGCGGGCCCCGACGCCGCCGCGGTGGAGGCGGAGCTGCGCCGCACCTTCGAGGCCGAGCTCGAGCGCGAGGCGGCGGTGCACCGGCAGGCCGAGCTGGAGCTGGAGCTGCGGGTCCGCGGTGAGGCGGAGGCCGCGATGCGCCGCGAGCTCGACGGCCTCCGCAGCGAGCTGGCCGGGCTGCGCAGGGACCTGACCGGCCTCGACGCGCTGCGCACCGAGGTCGCCGCGGTCGGTGCGCTGCGGGCCGACCTCGCCCGGCTCGCCGGCCTGCGCACCGAGCTGGCCGGGCTCCGGGCCGACGTCGGCCGGCTGCGCACCGAGCTGACCGAGCGGCACGCCGGCGACCTGCACCACGCGGGGGAGATGCACGTCGAGCGGGTCGTCATGCGGACGCAGTCGGTGCGCACCGGGCGGGAGCCGCTGGAGCCCGCGACGGCGGCGACGGCGCAGGTGACCACCCAGGTCGCCGCTCAGGTGGGATGGCACGCCGACGTCCACCGCGAGCTCGGCGGCTGGCCGGGCGCCCCAGCTCCCGCGACGGTGGCCGTCCCGGTGGTGTCCCCCGACCCCGAGCCGGTCGCCCGCGTACTGACCCCGCCGCCGGTCCCCGTGGACGCGGGCGCCCCGCGCCGCCGCCGCACCGACCTGGCCGTCGACCTCCTGCCGCCGGCACCGGCCGAGCAGCTCACCGTCGAGCGGCCCTCCGTGCACGCCACCGCCGCGGGACACGGCGCCCACGTGACGCCCGTCCCCCGGGACGAGGAGGATGCCGGCTCCGCACGGCTGGCGCAGATCCTCGCCGAGAGCGGGGTCACCCCCGGCGGCCGCCGGCGGCGCTACCGCGACTAG
- a CDS encoding glycine betaine ABC transporter substrate-binding protein has translation MRKQRALAPLLLTGLLLTAACGESGSSGTGGATGTSGSAASGDACAPVPGDQLVVLEDDQELQNADNIVPAVTAATAAANPALVPALDAVSAALTTDQLIDMNAAVDLERQSAEDVAAAWVEDSGVTDGLEQGSGPIVVGAGNFTESTILGNVYAGVLRAAGFDATVREVGNRDLYLPALISGTDLQVFPEYLATVTEALNTQVNGANPTPIASGDAQATRDALQPLADRVGLTFGTPSEAADQNAFAVTQEFADRLGVTTLSELADACGDGSLVLGGPAECPTRPYCQPGLEETYGLTFAEFREFDAGGPATKAAITQGEVSMGLVFSSDGALARQ, from the coding sequence ATGCGCAAGCAGCGCGCCCTCGCCCCTCTCCTGCTCACCGGCCTCCTGCTGACCGCCGCCTGCGGCGAGTCCGGCTCCTCGGGGACCGGCGGCGCCACCGGGACCAGCGGCTCGGCCGCCAGCGGCGACGCCTGCGCCCCGGTGCCCGGCGACCAGCTCGTCGTGCTCGAGGACGACCAGGAGCTGCAGAACGCCGACAACATCGTGCCGGCGGTCACCGCGGCCACCGCCGCGGCCAACCCCGCGCTGGTCCCGGCCCTCGACGCGGTCTCGGCCGCGCTCACCACCGACCAGCTCATCGACATGAACGCCGCCGTCGACCTGGAGCGGCAGAGCGCCGAGGACGTCGCGGCCGCGTGGGTCGAGGACAGCGGCGTCACCGACGGCCTCGAGCAGGGCAGCGGCCCGATCGTCGTGGGCGCGGGCAACTTCACCGAGTCGACGATCCTGGGCAACGTCTACGCCGGGGTCCTGCGGGCGGCGGGCTTCGACGCCACCGTGCGCGAGGTCGGCAACCGCGACCTGTACCTGCCGGCGCTCATCTCCGGCACCGACCTGCAGGTCTTCCCCGAGTACCTGGCCACCGTGACCGAGGCCCTCAACACGCAGGTCAACGGCGCCAACCCGACCCCGATCGCCAGCGGTGACGCGCAGGCCACCCGCGACGCGCTGCAGCCGCTGGCCGACCGGGTCGGGCTGACCTTCGGCACGCCGTCGGAGGCCGCCGACCAGAACGCCTTCGCGGTCACGCAGGAGTTCGCGGACCGGCTCGGCGTGACGACGCTGTCGGAGCTCGCCGACGCGTGCGGCGACGGGTCGCTGGTCCTCGGCGGCCCGGCCGAGTGCCCGACCCGGCCGTACTGCCAGCCGGGCCTGGAGGAGACCTACGGCCTGACGTTCGCCGAGTTCCGCGAGTTCGACGCCGGCGGCCCGGCCACCAAGGCCGCCATCACGCAGGGCGAGGTCTCGATGGGCCTGGTCTTCAGCTCCGACGGCGCCCTCGCCCGGCAGTAG
- a CDS encoding SDR family oxidoreductase, with protein sequence MGTFEGRTALVTGGSRGIGLAIARSLVDRGARVVLTARKPEALEEAVASLGGPEVAVGVPGNAGDAGHRAEAVRTAVERFGSLDHLVGNVGINPVYGPVVDLELDAFRKILDTNVVGTLGLVQEAWRAWMGEHGGSVLVVASVAGLKASPNIAGYGVSKAALINLVTQLAVELGPRVTVNAVAPAVVKTRFAGALYEGREAEAAAAYPAGRLGEPEDIGEAAAYLLGAGWVTGQTLVLDGGALSRGPA encoded by the coding sequence GTGGGCACGTTCGAGGGACGCACCGCACTGGTCACCGGCGGCAGCCGCGGTATCGGGCTGGCCATCGCCCGCAGCCTGGTCGACCGGGGAGCGCGCGTGGTGCTCACCGCCCGCAAGCCGGAGGCGCTGGAGGAGGCGGTGGCCTCGCTCGGCGGGCCGGAGGTCGCCGTCGGGGTCCCGGGCAACGCCGGGGACGCCGGGCACCGCGCCGAGGCCGTGCGCACCGCGGTCGAGCGCTTCGGCAGCCTCGACCACCTGGTGGGCAACGTCGGCATCAACCCGGTCTACGGCCCCGTGGTCGACCTCGAGCTCGACGCCTTCCGCAAGATCCTCGACACCAACGTCGTCGGCACGCTCGGGCTGGTGCAGGAGGCCTGGCGGGCGTGGATGGGCGAGCACGGCGGCTCGGTGCTCGTGGTCGCGTCGGTGGCCGGGCTCAAGGCCTCGCCCAACATCGCCGGCTACGGCGTGAGCAAGGCGGCACTGATCAACCTGGTCACCCAGCTGGCCGTCGAGCTCGGCCCGAGGGTGACGGTCAACGCCGTCGCGCCGGCCGTGGTCAAGACCCGCTTCGCCGGCGCGCTGTACGAGGGCCGCGAGGCGGAGGCCGCCGCCGCCTACCCGGCCGGGCGCCTCGGCGAGCCGGAGGACATCGGCGAGGCCGCGGCCTACCTGCTCGGCGCCGGCTGGGTCACCGGGCAGACCCTGGTGCTCGACGGCGGCGCGCTCTCCCGCGGTCCCGCCTAG
- a CDS encoding ABC transporter permease, with translation MNDVSRAITYLNDPFNWTRPNGITDLALEHVGISAVAVLAAMVVALPVGVALGTARRGAGMVVVLSNVSRAVPTLALLTLFAVSPIGFGNRATTIALAVFAIPPILTNTFVGFRGVDAEVREAARGMGMSRAQVLGRVELPLALPLVATGIRTAAVQVVATAGLAALVGGGGLGRLINLGFGQQDYGVMIAGAILVAGLALLTELLLATLSWAVTPGPRRLPFLQVRTTPRAGSVPEPTASGVPL, from the coding sequence GTGAACGACGTCAGCCGGGCGATCACGTACCTCAACGACCCGTTCAACTGGACCCGGCCGAACGGGATCACCGACCTCGCGCTGGAGCACGTCGGCATCTCCGCCGTCGCGGTGCTGGCGGCGATGGTGGTGGCCCTGCCGGTCGGCGTCGCCCTCGGCACGGCGCGCCGCGGCGCGGGCATGGTCGTCGTCCTGTCCAACGTCAGCCGGGCCGTCCCGACGCTGGCGCTGCTCACCCTCTTCGCCGTCAGCCCCATCGGCTTCGGCAACCGCGCGACGACGATCGCCCTGGCGGTGTTCGCGATCCCGCCGATCCTCACCAACACCTTCGTCGGCTTCCGCGGCGTCGACGCCGAGGTCCGCGAGGCGGCGCGCGGGATGGGCATGAGCCGCGCCCAGGTCCTCGGCCGCGTCGAGCTGCCGCTGGCCCTGCCGCTGGTCGCCACCGGCATCCGCACCGCCGCGGTGCAGGTGGTGGCGACGGCGGGCCTGGCCGCGCTGGTCGGCGGGGGAGGGCTGGGCCGGCTGATCAACCTCGGCTTCGGCCAGCAGGACTACGGCGTGATGATCGCCGGCGCCATCCTCGTGGCCGGCCTGGCGCTGCTGACCGAACTGCTGCTCGCGACGCTGTCCTGGGCGGTGACCCCCGGCCCCCGGCGGCTGCCGTTCCTGCAGGTCAGGACGACGCCGAGGGCCGGATCCGTTCCGGAACCCACGGCCAGCGGCGTCCCGCTGTGA